Proteins encoded together in one Lathyrus oleraceus cultivar Zhongwan6 chromosome 5, CAAS_Psat_ZW6_1.0, whole genome shotgun sequence window:
- the LOC127080467 gene encoding uncharacterized protein LOC127080467: MGASNALGNGIGVVITSPMGFHIPFTTRICFDCTNNIAEYEASIYGIKVVIDLRIKYLDVYGYSALVINQIKGELEIRHPNMIPYRENVLKLIPYLEEITFDHISREENHLADALATLASMFPVKWVNDAPSISIIRLDEPTFFYANDEVRDGKPWFYDIKIYLEKQEYLEDAFIPDKKKLRKLSARFFLNGDVLYKRNHDLALLRCMVRNEEERIIE, from the coding sequence ATGGGGGCTTCAAATGCTTTGGGAAACGGTATTGGAGTTGTCATTACTTCTCCCATGGGTTTTCATATTCCTTTCACTACCAGAATCTGTTTCGATTGCACAAACAACATAGCTGAGTATGAAGCTTCCATATATGGGATAAAAGTAGTtattgacttgagaatcaaatACCTGGATGTATATGGGTACTCAGCTCTGGTTATCAACCAAATTAAAGGAGAATTGGAGATAAGACATCCAAATATGATTCCATACCGAGAGAATGTATTAAAGTTGATTCCGTATTTGGAGGAGATCACATTTGACCATATCTCGAGGGAAGAGAACCACTTAGCAGATGCACTGGCTACTCTGGCATCCATGTTTCCAGTTAAATGGGTGAATGACGCCCCCTCCATCAGCATTATTAGGTTGGATGAGCCGACATTTTTCTATGCTAATGATGAAGTGCGGGATGGTAAGCCTTGGTTTTATGACATCAAAATATACCTTGAGAAACAAGAGTACCTGGAGGATGCATTTATCCCGGATAAGAAAAAACTAAGGAAGCTGTCTGCCAGGTTTTtcttgaatggtgatgtattgtataAGAGGAATCATGATCTTGCTCTACTCAGATGCATGGTTagaaatgaagaagaaagaaTTATTGAATAG